AAGTTTTTGCCACCCATAATGGTTCTATCCGGTTTGAAATTGTGAGAACAatctaaccaaaaaaaaaaacctagttATTTGTTTACCTATGTATGGTTAAGTAGGATAATAAAATCATTTAAAGAAAAGTAGCATAGTAAAATACTAAAAGAAAACACAACCGTAAACAAACACAATAGTGAAAACAAACACTTAACAAGACATCAACACAGTTGATCTTCGTGCTTTCCACCATGAATGAATCTTCTGTCAGCTTCATACACGAGTTGAGGGGGGAAAAAACATTGTTAGGAGCAAGAATACGCCTTGGAAGGTGACAATTGATGAACAATAGCAGAAATCACATGATCATCAATACCCAACTTGTTAACTTATCAAAGTAGATCAATTTTGCCACTCTCTACAAGTGCCTTTATTGATTTGTAACATATGAAGTAGAGGACACCAGCCTCCATCTCAAAGAGCTTCGACCTGCCAGAACAATCAATTAAACTGCTTCTTTACCATCTTCCACAGAGCAGAACAAATTCATacgagaaaaaagaaaattaccTGTCATCAACTGGTCCATCTTCAAGTTGAATGCCTGTGAGATATTCTTTACTTCTACATAAAACAAATGTGTCTTGCTGTGGTTCTGGGACTGAAACAGGCAAACAAAATAATTGTCTGAGAACAAGGATTGTTCATGTCAGCAGACATCCTAGTCTGAAGGAAATAACATATATTAGAGAATTGATTAAGAAAGCAATCCAACTAGACCAGAGATAAACTTGAGCAAGGTTAATGTGCCTTTTGGTATTCGCTATTGGAATATTCGAAAGAAAGAGAAGCTACAAGGTCATTTAGTATTTATAGGGATATAAAAATATCATTATAGCCATCAGCATAAAGTATTATGACACAATTATTAGCCATCTAATTTGGTCATGGAATGAGCACTACCAGAGGTATGATGCACGTCAAAACAACTTCCAGTAAAATATGTGAAGATTAGCATCCAGGATCTCATCCATATAGCTAGAAATTAGCAAAAATACTCCAAGCATAAAGGTCATAATTTATCGAAATGGTACTGCAAAACTGATCCTCAGACTGAGTTTGATGTTCTTGATCCAATAATTGCAAAAAATTTCATATAACTTACCAATGTGCTACCAAGAAACTTTATCTCACAACAGCCTGATAGTTTTTAGGTAAAGCAAAGTCAAATACCTAAACAGGTATAAAAGAGTCCAGAAGAGCTAATGCAATAACATAACCCAAATTGAATTCTAAAGATGGAAAATTACCCATGTCATCCTCTTCACTAATTACAGATTGCTTTTGAACAGACTGATAATTTTCAGGCAATTTAGATAGAACACTCTCCTCTAAGTGCTGTTTTAGGTCATCTGTACACCTGCAACCATCAAACTAGATTCAGAACACCAAAACTAGAATTCTATTATGCTATACAGCTATAAGTTAATACACATTGGTAGtcagaaaaaaaagtaaaggaTAGCATTACCTTCTAGTGAAATTTTTCTCTTCAGTAGATAGCCTGTTCCAAAGTTCATCAGTTTTTTGGATGTGGAACATGTACTTTTCAATCTACAATAAAAACATGCTCATGAAATTAGCCATAACTCAATCTAATGAATACAGAAATTGATCCAGTATATTCAAAGCATAACTAATCTTCAAATACTTTAGCAACTAAAATGTACCACCCTaactatttttaaaagaaaacccTTAAGTTGGTCCTGCAAAGTTACACCAGTCACCACAATCAGTCCTCCAAAAAAATTGATCACCACTTCAGTCTATCAAATATCTTAAACATCACCAATTAGTCTTTTAGAAGTTTTATCACCATGTTAGTCTCATCTAAACTGACACCACATTTGTCCTCATGAACAATTAAAGTGGCAGCATAAAAAAGATGAATTGATGAATTAAAGCATTAAAGGACTAATTTGGTAACATTTTTGTAAAGACTAATAACATCAAACTTTAATAGGGAATAATTTGGTAACCAAATTTTCAGAGGACTAATGTCATCACATATGTAACTTTGAAAGAACAATTTAAAGGTTTACTcttattttaaaacatattacATAGGTAGGTAGAAATGAAGGCTGTAGAAACGTTAGAAAGGGGGCAATAGTATTTAGGGAGAAATGTCTTCCGAAAGAAAGTCTACAcggaaaaattaatttatatcaaGCTAAACAATAATGCAAATGCATCCACTCTAACCCTTGAGGTTAAGGATACAATAAACTTTAATGGTTCATTTTTCTTAGTTCCTACTGAATGAGACAGGTTTGACTTAACACCCACGATAATTCTATTTCCTTGAGCATAAAGCTAAAAGCTACCAAATGGCTAGCTACCTTCTGGATGCGGATGCGAAGATATGATCTTAATAGAAACAGGGTTCTATCAATGTCCATCTGATACAAAGATAACGAATGAGGGTCAGCTCCAGCAGCGCCTTTCTCCTCAACAGTATCTTCCTgcgaaaaaaatcaaataatcgAATTAGGAGAAAAAAGTGTTCACAAATCACAGGACTGTAAAGGTACATGAACTTAATGCAGTCACATCAGCAAGGAACAAAATATCTATTTTTCTTCAGAAAAATAGCATAATACTCCTGTTCAGAATACTAATCCCATACATCTCATAAATGAAAACCCACTAGAATACAGATTAGTCTCATTCTAATTTCTTTCAGTTGATGAAAAAATTGAGCATTATATACAGGTTATGATAACAAGACTCAAATTCATTTCAAGTTGGGGTTTTGAGTGTTTGAAAAGCTACCATCAATTGAATCTGTTCTCTGACACGGTTGATCAAATCAGATTCAAATCGAAGAATCTCAGGGGCTGCCTTCTCACTACGCCAAGCTCGCTTGAGCAGTTCAAAATCGGTGGTTGAAATCAAGGCATCATAATCGTCAGTGAGAACCGTTGGTCCTCCTTCCACAGAGTTCGAATCCATTGATCACAATTGAGAATGAAGACACTGTGGCACCGTAGCTGGTGCTGGTACCGAAATCTGGCGGTGGCGCTGGGACCGGAAAAGAGGATGGCGGCGCCAGGAACGACGGCGTAGAGGTGGATCTGGGCTTCGCGTGAGGAGGAGCGGCGCGGCGgtagcagcaacagcaacagcaacctCAAATCGGGTGGAGGAGTGAGCTGCGGTGGCGGCGCGGTTGCGGAGGagaaaggaggtggtgcgaTTTGGGTTGTGAAAGGGAGATGATGGTGGTGAcgcaatttgtttttttatttttttgtttctcttataCAGAAGCTGTTTCTTTTTGGGAATTAAATTTCCCGCCTCCTCACTAAATTTCCAAAACCCCATAATACCCCTCCCCTTTCAACTTCTAAACTCCCACCCCACCCTCCCCACTCTTGATTCTTTAAGCACCTTTCTTCTCTTCACTCCCTCTCTCCCTTCAACCTCTCACGCTCTCTCCCTTCCTTTCTCCAAGGTATGGTCTCTCCCTCCTTTCAACCTCTTCATCGGTCTgccattaatattttttttccgagATTTAGGTTTTTCCGGGTTATAGAACCCGGAATGCATTAGTTTTTTTCCAGGAGTTAGACCCTGAAATATTTAGTGAGATTTGTTAGATATTTTCGGGTTCTTGAATCCATAAGACATTATTTAACCTGCGGGAATTAGAACCCGGTATATTTAGGAAGTTATGCTAGATATTTTTCGGGTTCTAGAACTCATAATGCATTTCTTAACTTATGGGAATTAAAACCCGGAAGGTTCATATAGTTTATGTTAAGTAATTCCAAGATGTAGAACCCGAAATACATTTTTTAATGTCCGGGAATTAAAACCTGGAATTTAGGAAGCTATGTTAGATATTTTCCGAGTTCTAGAACCTGGAATGCTCTATTTAAGTCACGGGAATTAAAACCCAGAATTTTCATGTAGTTTATGTTAATTAATTCCGGGAATTAAATCCCggaacgtttatttaattcatgttATTATTTCCGGGATCTAAATCCCGGAAAGCATTACTTATCTTCCTAGGTATATATCctggaacaaaacaaaaattgaaattttattttttatattttgtataCCAAAGTTTTGCTGATGTTTTTTAAATTACACATTGTTTACAAATGGCTCGCACACGTGGAGGAGGTAGAGGTCAGGTGGACCATGGACTTGGCCGTGGACGTGGTCAGACATCGGGACCACGTGTGCCCTATACAACATCGCACCATAAGCGACTACGGGATGAGGCAGAGGCTTTAGCTGCCGCTCCTGCTTCACCACCACCTGCTCAGGTGGAGCCTCTTCATGAGGATGCTGAGGTGGAGCCTCCTCATGAGGATGCTCTGGTGGACCCCGCTGTAGAAGTTGCTAAGCAGGAGCTTGTTCCTTTTGCTTCGCGAATGCTTTCCCTTCAGCAGGACCCTCTGTTCCCTTGAGGACTTGTCATTGTTGACATCCTACGCAGGTCATGTGGCTCCTTTCTTATGGCATGTTGTGTTGCAGACCCCGATATGTATCATTGTTCCGAATTTAATCTATGTGTGTATGCTTTGATGTTTGTTCATTGTTCCGAATTTAATCTATGTGTGTATTCTCCATAGTAGGGTTTGTCCATGCAATCCTGAACCGAACCCGACCAAACCGGTCGGTTTTTTAATGAATGGTTTGGTTCGGTCTCGGTTTTGGGCGGTTCAAgctagggtttttttttgtcaaagatgtATGGAATTAAAACTCAAAGGTTTGTCAAACGACACTTACAACATGCGAGAAAACTCTCTAAGAGTGCTATCACAATGCACAAATACATAAGCAAATTAAGTGCAAGCATGCACactcagctgaaacaaacagcTAAAACATGGTGTAAAAACCTAGAGCCCAACAAAAGCCCCTAACATCCCAATGACAGAGAGCCAATTAACTTCTGAGCAGAAAAGAAATAACATCATTTTTAACCAGTGCTCCCTCTCTACAACGAAACGGCTCAGCTGGAGTTTAGTGCGGCGGCGAAGGCTTCAGCGGCACCAATACGGGTCAACTCtgcatgtaacaccccgatttcttgagtgtcacacagtaaccaaataaTCCATTTTcgcaaagaattttcgtcgattcaattattaatcttcaattaatgataaatGTTCATTTATTGtgaaactcttgaaaacttaGCCGGATAACTTGCGGAATTAAAAGAAATAGACGTAAACCTCGTCATTAAATTAATCCATAACATAATAAAGATAATCGTTGAAAAGATCCTCAAAGTAAGATTACATCAACTCTTTGAAAAAGACGTATCCAAAGTGAGAAAGTAAATAAGGTACGGTGCTAACGGTCACTCAACCCAACAGGAAAGTAAAGGTCACTCGGactcctcatcatcttcatcaacctCCACAGGCTCCAGCCGATCGAAGAATCCTCTAAGCTTTCGTTGCGGCTTTTCCTGATCCTTAGTCTTCTGCTTGTCGGGAGCGGCCACTTGGTCTCGTACCAAAAGTGCACTGGGCTCTGCCACTGGCTGCTCCGAAGCGATCTCCATATCCTCCGAAGGGTCTAGCTCCTCCTCAGATACATGTACAGATGATTTCCTGGAACCCGCGTCCATAGGGAATTGGAAACGAGGGGGTGCATAAGGCATCTTCACCCTCCCGTTCTCCTGCTCCTGAATCTCGATGACTCCTCCTCTGCTGTCACGTCTCGTAAGCTTAGCACCGCCGACATAAATGCGACGCACTTGGCGTGAGTCGGACACCCAAGCATCGTCGTTCTCCTCGTCACGGAGCGTCAGTGTCCAAGAATACACTGAACTCATGGTCAGCaccatctgcccccccccccaGAACAAAACAAATAACAGATAGTagagggtcagatctcatgccATATAAGCAAATAAATCAAATAAGTCGCATATTATCACAAGATTAAGTAAGGATATATACATATTCATAACTCAGTTAGCCACCTAATAGTTTAGTTAGGCTAACGTCCTCACCATCACACAACCACCACATtcaccttggccaatcacgatcatccgcagatgaacaatctcGAGGGGACCACACAGTCAACTCACATTTCCCGgggagaccacacagtcaatccctaACCCTTGACTCAGTTAGGGTCGTCACatggagaccacacagtcaatccataaagttctccctcgcgtgcaagtaaccgtttgtctctaacggcaccatcgttctcatggtccatagcctacTCTAGCACTATAGCCATGCAATACTACTTGCAAGCGAAATCTCATTCTCTAGGCTTACTACTAAAGTCAAGTTATAGAAGTAAGCTATTTAAGCATTATATATTGCATAACACTAAGAGGTCTAGGGTTTGATCCCTTCCTCTCACATGAGCATCAAATCATCATACATCTCTCACCAAATAAGCAAGACATACGCCTCAACCCTAGAGAGCGTAGGGTTCGACCAAACAACACTACTAATCACATGTTCGTATTCTCATAATCATAATACTAAATTCAGTACCAAATCATCATGCTAATTCATAGACAAGAGAACATAAGAAAATTTCCGCTGAAACCCTCAAAATAGGGTTCGGCCGTGAGCACATTTTAGGCTAGGGTTTTCCAAATTTTTTGATCTTATTGCATCAAGTTTCTCAAGCCTATTTCCAGTAGGGTTTCATCATAAAATCTCATTAAAATTCAGATCCATTGCATGTTATACAACACAAGTCAAATCTAGGCAACTTAGTGGAAAAATAGTAACTTTTCACATGTGATCAACAAGGATTCATGGCATCACATAAAAGCATAGCAAAAACAGAAACATTGCATCATATTCATGCATAAAGAAAGTTTCTCATCATGCAAATAAATTCCCCATAGCATAACCCACCCAAAATTGCATTTTCCccacataaaatcatagattttCATCATAAAACTCGCCTAGACTCTACCCGGACCAGATCTGCCCTCACCTTAGTTTTTGGTATGAAAGGATGATGAAAAGGTGATGAATGAAGAGACAACTCCTTGTTGTTCCTCTGCACGTGCTCGATCTCTTCCCCTTGctctctccttctcttcctCCCTCGCtctccttctcttcttcttctctctctcgcgttttctttctctctttctctcaaaccctttctttcttttctcctctGAATATTTCACGTGAAAGTGTGTATGGGAAACCCTTCTAATTCATCTTTTGGTGATAATGAAAACAAAGCAAAatcccccccccctttcttcACCAAAACCGGCGGCACACACACAACACTAGGCCTAgggttttccttttcctttttcttaCTTTCTAGCCCAAGCCCAAAATCatctaattaattttattaattattaattaaaataaataaaataaaaacaaaaacttcatTCCCTCTCTAAGTGGCCGGCGGCCACAACAAATTTTTAGGGTTTccaaaccctttttttttttcatccacatgcttattgaatttaattcaattattcaatttttattaaataaaaactgaaataaataaataaataacctaaACCCAATCTTATTCATCTCAAGATAATAAATTCCACATACGTCATCAATCAAGCAAACACATCCTTCACTAGGACTTCACAATTATTATTCAtctcaaataataataattatactaATAAAATTAGGGTCTTACACTGCAACGTTGAGGACAAGGAAAAGAGAACTTTTGTAGATTCCAAACATGCAACAGCAGGAGTTGCAAAACTGGGAAAGGGATGGAAAGACCACCAAAGCATCTGGATCGAGCTTGTAGATCACTAAAGCTTTATCAGAGAACTTGTTTCATCTGGATATGAAAAGAATAGTGTCAGATCTGGAGCTTTGGCACCCGGTGGTAGATGGCGGCAGCCAAGGCCAGAGGAGGCAAGGGTGGCAGCAGCGGCGGCGACGGGTATGGCCGTGGAGGAGAGGGTGGCGGCGGGTTGAGGAAGATGGTGATGGCCAAGGAAAAAAGGGGTGAAAATCCAAAACaaacccacttatttgggtaaAGGATCCACCTAATGTGGAAGAGAACCCACCTGATGTGGGAAGAAAACCTACCTAAAGCAGGAAAAGAAACTCCCTAGAGGAGGAGAAGTCCCCGaaagggggaggagcccccCAAGGGGGAGAAGCAGCGCTCAGTActcaaaaccctagcagacgTTCAAAACTGAGGAAAAGCCGGTACAAGCTAGGCTTAAATTGGTCGGTTTCGGTTTGGGCTCTGGCCCGACCAATCCGACCGAAGTAATTATTTTTAACTAGGGCTCCTAGACGTTAGTAACctttctcttctctatctcctctcctctctccttTTCGCCGACCAACCGCTCCTCTCCTCCTTCCAAAAGCCAGCTGCCGCTTGTCTTCCCCTTTATTCCCTTCCCACTTCACCACCTCCAATTCTCCTCCGAGTTTCGAAGTTCTCCAACCGCCCAAGGTGCCACCTTTTTTGTCATCACCTCCGCCAGGTTCGACCCTAGAAACGCCCTCTTCGTGTCTGTCCTGTGTGGCCATCACTTCAGCGCCTCCTCTAGGTTCGAAAGCTTCCCTCTTCAGATGCGATTCCAGATCGAAGAACCTTGGCATGGTTATGGCTTCATGACGTTCGAGATCAAAGAACTATGTCGTCCTCGCCTCTGTTCAAGTCGTTAGCATCACAAGTTTCtacctttttctctttttctcaccTTCATCCCCTTTTCTGttgcaaaattttaatttttggatCATTGCAAGTtgtaatattattttcttatgcCCAATTTCTGGATCTATGTATTGGACTTGATGGTTTTGGTATTGCAACCTTGAAAAGTTTCTATCTTTGCTATGATTTGGTTTCTGTCCTTGCTTACACTCATCATctcatcttttctttttgtgattttttttctgGATGTTGAACGGTACGAACTCACCTGTTAAAACCGTAAACCGTCAAAATCGAACCCAATTAACCCGTGAGAACTGGGCGGTCGGCGGCAGGCCTGGTGGTTTGGTGATTTTCACCCGACGAAACCGATATTTTCAGCCTGAAACTGACCGAATCTCTCCGGTGGACCGGCCTACTCCAGAGCATAAGTCCAGAAAAACTAGTAACCAAATCAATTTAAGTTTGGCCTATGAATCAAAATTCAAGGgtgaattaaaaaacaaattaaacaaaacaattTTGAGAGCTATGAAAatattgttaagttcaaacgcatcataacgtttttaaaatcttattttgattataacaattttataaaaGTCTCATTGAAAATTAAACTCACCATAGTATTTGCATTTCAGGAAAAACTCAAGCAATGTTATATGCTTCAACGTTCTATCAGCTCAAAAAggaaagcttcagaagttacAAAACAGTTTGGGAAGCAAACTGACTCTCACTCAAGATCCAAGTCTCTGACCGTCCAATGCCACATCATCAGTCAGATttattgaagacaaattttgagcgccaaagttAAAGTTCAATTGTAACCAGTTGCCCAACATTTAAATCAAAAGGCAACCAATTGATTTATATTCAAATAAGATCACGTGAAGACTAGTTTACTTCAGCTAAAGGCACGCTGACTAACATGGGAAAAGTACAAGCCGTCAACATCATATTTCCtaattgtctcatgtctgaaaagtaggccaagtctatcaccacctactagctgacaaacatcatcTTTACGGCTAAAAGATAGACTTACTTCTGAGCTCGCATTAAATGGAGCTACCAACCAAAGtcatttgaatcaacggtttGATCTCCTTTCACAACGGCTAGAGCAACAGTTGGATTttgtctcacaacggctacaacactagcaagcgagtataTAAGGCACtcttgaagattgaagaccaagagaattaattctgaaagaACAAGAACTCAAGCATTTATTCCAAtcttctcaaaagcattcaaagctcaagcaaAAAGTTTCTAAGAGTCAAACACAAGCCTTTACttctgcaagtgaaagagagaatctcgtaccttaaaagagtcaaatctttTTATTCTCTTCTCACTTTGTTTTAGAACTCTTAAGTGATCCAAAATCagatctgaacccaaacacttagagttccagtacCATAAATTCTCTACCACTACTCTTGAACGAAGAGAAATTCTGTAGAGTGATTTAATCTTTGTAAgattattggagaagtcctgaacaatacttgtaggaggagtcctgtagaatacttggagaagtccgtgataatacttgtgggagaagtcctgttgaatacttgtattggagaagtctttgatacttgctagtgaaaatcttggtggtggccaagtactggatgtaccccaatcgtttagggtgaaccagtataaatctctgcGTGCTAATCGTTCTGCTTTACTAACTTATTTCTGATGCACTAAACAGTTTACGAAAAGTCATACTTAACGTTTTCTGAAAAGAACTtctattcttttcataaaccaaagttttaaaacgtaaatttcaagaacacaattcaaaccccctttcttgtgttacttatttgcatGTCAAATATTTCACAAAAACTTAGGTAAAGCCAAACCATACACAGAAACTACTTTTCGGCGGTGATCATCTTGAATTTAGTGACTTCAATGAATTGCGAACAAAGTTTCATGTTCTCTGAGAAAAGGTTTCCCTGTCGTCATTTAAGTCGTCGCCGATTGTGTCGTCCGACGAAATAGGAGGGGTTGAGACATCCTCCCTCTCCTTTCGTGACAAGCTTATGGGAGGGAGAAGATCACCATGAGTGAAGGAGAGAAGGAACATGGTCAAGGAAGGAAAGATGAAGGTGcactatgtaagatcaagttttgatcgtgtagtacaactctatgttttgatgattacaagttaacattttagtatgaacaattatggtactctaacgtgttttctgagtgtgctcttaacaggctctgaccttaatataatctcacacaaatcagaagcactttgctt
This portion of the Lotus japonicus ecotype B-129 chromosome 3, LjGifu_v1.2 genome encodes:
- the LOC130709467 gene encoding DNA replication complex GINS protein SLD5 isoform X1 — its product is MDSNSVEGGPTVLTDDYDALISTTDFELLKRAWRSEKAAPEILRFESDLINRVREQIQLMEDTVEEKGAAGADPHSLSLYQMDIDRTLFLLRSYLRIRIQKIEKYMFHIQKTDELWNRLSTEEKNFTRRCTDDLKQHLEESVLSKLPENYQSVQKQSVISEEDDMVPEPQQDTFVLCRSKEYLTGIQLEDGPVDDRSKLFEMEAGVLYFICYKSIKALVESGKIDLL
- the LOC130709467 gene encoding DNA replication complex GINS protein SLD5 isoform X2; amino-acid sequence: MDSNSVEGGPTVLTDDYDALISTTDFELLKRAWRSEKAAPEILRFESDLINRVREQIQLMEDTVEEKGAAGADPHSLSLYQMDIDRTLFLLRSYLRIRIQKIEKYMFHIQKTDELWNRLSTEEKNFTRRCTDDLKQHLEESVLSKLPENYQSVQKQSVISEEDDMGCCEIKFLGSTLSQNHSKTHLFYVEVKNISQAFNLKMDQLMTGRSSLRWRLVSSTSYVTNQ